Genomic DNA from Desulfonema ishimotonii:
GCGGCGCAAACCCCGTGTCATGGTCATCCCCACCGGATCGGAGATCGTGGACTGGCGAAAGACGCCGATAGAAAACGTAACCCCGGGCCAGGTTCTCGACTCCAATTCCTACGTCCTGGGCAAGCTGACCGAAGCCTGCGGCGGCGAATTTGTGCGCCATGAGGTGGTCAGAGACGATCTGGGGCTGATCACACAGGCGGTGGAAGAGGCGGTGAAGGGGAATTTCGACATCGTGCTGACCGTGGGCGGCTCGTCCGCAGGCTCCGAAGACTACACGCGGGAGATGATGGCAGACCTGGGCGAAGTGCTGGTCCACGGCGTGACCATCATGCCGGGCAAACCGGTACTCATCGGCAAGATCGGCAACAAGCCGGTCCTCGGTATGCCGGGCTACCCCGTCTCCATGATCGTGGCCTTTGAACAGTTTGTCCGCCCCCTGATCTGCCGGATGCTGGGGCAGCCGGAGCCGGAGCCTGTGAAAATTCCCGTGGAAACCACGCGCAAACTTCCCTCCAGACTGGGGGTCGAGGAGTTTCTGCGCGTCAGGCTCGGCAAGGTGGGGGACCGGATTGTCGCCACCTCGCTGCCCAGAGGGGCGGGCTGCATCACCAGCATCACCGAGGCAGACGGCATCATCCGCATCCCGGCCCATTCGGAGGGCATCCGGGAACATGAAACCGTGACCGCCGAACTGCTTCGCCCCCTGAACACCATCCGCAACACCCTGGTGGCCGTGGGCAGCCACGACAACACACTTGACGTGCTGGCAGATCAGCTCAGGGCCGATCACGGCGGTCTGACCCTCTCCTCCAGCCATGTGGGCAGCATGGGCGGGCTGATGGCCATCAAACGGGGCGTCTGCCATCTGGCCGGTTCCCACCTGCTCGACACCGAAGACGGCTCCTACAACCTCTCCTGGGTGAAACGCTTTCTGCCGGAAACGGCGGTCAGAATCGTCAATCTGGTCTTCCGGGAACAGGGGCTGATTGTGGCCAGAGGCAACCCCAAGGGCATTCAGGGCATTGAGGATCTGGCCCGCGAAGACGTCCGGTTCATGAACCGTCAGTCCGGCTCCGGCACACGGATTCTGCTGGATTACCGTCTGGGCCAGATCGGCATGGCCCCGGCCTCCGTCAACGGGTATGCGACTGAGGAATTCACCCACATGGCCGTGGCCGTGGCCGTGCTGAGCGGATCGGTGGATGTGGGGCTGGGGATTTATGCGGCCGCAAAGGCCCTGAACCTCGATTTCATTCCCGTTGTGACGGAACAGTACGATCTGATTATCCCGGAAGAGTACTTCGGCTCCGAAAATATGCGGATTCTGCTGGATACCATTAACACCGGGGCATTTAAATCGCGCGTGGAGGCGCTGGGAGGGTACAGCACGGAGAAGACAGGAGAAATTATCCTGTAGGAATGTCAGCCGGCCGGGGCGGTTTTCACGGCCCTTCGGGAACTACGGAACGGTAGCGCCGCCTTACATGGCGGATTCCGGCGCGCTGTTCGGCTTTATGCGTTGCCGAAATTTTTTACCCGCAAAGTATCGTTCCGACGCTCTGCGTCGGAACGCACAACTGCGACGCTCCTGCGTCGCATGAACAGATTCCGGGCCGATTGTTCCATTTGATAACGGGACACGGAGCGTTGGAACGATGAGTGAGGCTAATAATTGTGGGTTGGAAGCGCCGGTGCGGGGAGTGCATGAGCCTTGCTCATGCATTCCGTATTGACAAAGCCCTGCAAGTTGATATTGAATAATTTTTGCAGAGGTACTTAACGCGACAGCTCCGCGATCTTCCGGCGGTAGTGAAAATGGGCGGCAACGCCCATCAGTCCGAGAATATAGCCGATGCCCCCGAAAATATCGCTCACCGATGGGCCGTCATCCTGGGATTCGGCCAGCATTCTCAGAACCGGTCTCATTTTTTTGTCCAGCGCAGTTTCGATTATCGTCTGAACGTCAGCAGCATTCAGGTTCGACGTCTCTTGCCGGGGGGATTCGACGGAGGGAGCGGTCGGTGATGCGACCGACACAGGGGGAACAGGAAGGGCTTCCGTATCGGCGACGGTATCAATTTCATCGGGCTGAACCGTCCACTCGCCCCGGTGGCCCTCACCGGCCATCAGTTCAATCTTCATGCCCGTCTTCCGGGGTATTTTAAATGCAAATTCCCCCTGATCATCGGTTT
This window encodes:
- a CDS encoding molybdopterin biosynthesis protein, with translation MKSKRNVYLKMKPLAEARKILSDAFPRFGTLEAETVPAPDAAGRVLAEPIFASVSAPNFHAAAMDGVAVKAEITFGISETRPGELIIGKDAFYVNTGHVLPDGTNAVIMVEHLNVLDEDRVEIEAPAFPWQNVRRMGEDIVATELLFSRNHRVTPYCVGALIEGGVFSVPVRRKPRVMVIPTGSEIVDWRKTPIENVTPGQVLDSNSYVLGKLTEACGGEFVRHEVVRDDLGLITQAVEEAVKGNFDIVLTVGGSSAGSEDYTREMMADLGEVLVHGVTIMPGKPVLIGKIGNKPVLGMPGYPVSMIVAFEQFVRPLICRMLGQPEPEPVKIPVETTRKLPSRLGVEEFLRVRLGKVGDRIVATSLPRGAGCITSITEADGIIRIPAHSEGIREHETVTAELLRPLNTIRNTLVAVGSHDNTLDVLADQLRADHGGLTLSSSHVGSMGGLMAIKRGVCHLAGSHLLDTEDGSYNLSWVKRFLPETAVRIVNLVFREQGLIVARGNPKGIQGIEDLAREDVRFMNRQSGSGTRILLDYRLGQIGMAPASVNGYATEEFTHMAVAVAVLSGSVDVGLGIYAAAKALNLDFIPVVTEQYDLIIPEEYFGSENMRILLDTINTGAFKSRVEALGGYSTEKTGEIIL